The DNA window agtaaaattaggccaagattcggtttcttaattttcttgaaaacaagaaagtgaatcttgattttcttgttctttcgcgtacgcatctaaggccttgctaacaaactcttgaatggtcccatttagtttggaacgcatttttcgggcctttgctctcgttattgggccttgtggtaatttgagcccatcgcGTTCTTGGGTTGGGCCTTGGAGACTCGTATCAATAATGCATGAATCATGGCGATATTTTCTCTTAGAAATTGAGTAGTATCTTCCATGAATCACAATATTTTATGTCTCAACACTGTAGCCTAAATTTCTTGATGAATAAACTCAATGTTTATTCCAGATCCAAACTTTAGTGATATttcttaaaataatcaaattaattttcGCACAAAATATGAGAAACATCAAACTTAACAGGGTTTCTTTATAATCATTAttataatgaaaatttacaaGGTGGGAACAAGTCCCATAGTGACAACATGATCCTTAAATTTATGTGGTGGCATGCCTTTAGTCAAAGGATCAACTAACATTTGCTCAGTTTTATTGTGTTCAATgaccactttcttttctttaacacaTTCTCTTATGGCTAAATACCTAATATCGATATGTTTActtcgacttcgacttcgacttTTGTTGTTATTAGTAATAAACACAACAATGAAATTGTCACAATATATCATCAACGACCTAGATCTAAGCCCAGAAATGAAACTCTTTAACCATACTCCATGTAaggtagcctcaaaacatgaaaCAAACTCAGCCTCCATAGTGGAAGTAGCAGTTAAGGTTTGCTTGATGCTCCTCCAAGATATAGCTCCACCAGCAAACATAAATATGTATTATGATATTGATTTACGTGAATCAACACAACCGAAAAAGTCTAAATCGAAGTAGCCAATCACCTCCAAATTGTTTGATCCTCTGTACGTAAGCATGTAGTCCTTTGTACCTTTTAGATATATCAAAACTTTCTTTGAAGCTTTCCAATGGTCAATACATGGATTACTCTGATATCTTTTTAACATTCCAACTACAAATGCAATGTCAGGTCTTGTGCAGACTTGAGCATACATCAAACTTCCAACAACAAAAGTATATGAAATGTTTTTCATTTGCTCCCTCTCAAATTTGTTCTTCGGGGATTGATTCAAATTGAACTTATCACCCTTCACTATAAGATCAACACTTGGTGAGCAATCATTCATCtgaaatttttctaaaactttgtTGATATAGGTTTCTTGATATAGACCTAAGATACCACGATGTCTATCACGATAAATCTTAATGCCAATGACATAAGACGCATCACCCATATCTTTCATATCAAAGTTTTTAGAAAGAAATTGTTTCACCTCATGTAGCATACCCCTGTCATTTGTTGCAAGTAAAATATCATCCATATATTGAATAAGGAAACAAATTTTACTCCCACTAACCTTCTGGTATATGCATTGATCCATGTTATTCTTAACAAAACCAAATGAAGAGATAACTTCATGGAATTTTAAATACCACTGTTGGGATGCTTGTTTTAATCCATACATGGACTTCTTCAACTTGcatactaagtgttcaccattaCTAGAGGAGAATCCTTTAGGTTGTTTCATGTATACCTGTTCCTTTAGGTCACCATTGAGAAAGGtggttttcacatccatttgttccaACTCAACGTCAAAATGAGCTACTAATGCTAATACAATGTGTAAGGAACCTCTCTTAGATACAAGACTAAAAGTCTCAATATAATCTATTCCTTCTCACTGAGTGAATCCTTTCGCAACAAGTCTAGCTTTATATCTTTCTATTTTTCCCATTAAGTCTCTTTCTAAAACTTAAAATTCTCACTAGTTAATTTAAGGATATCTACTTTATTATCAGACATATTCACAAGTTGCAAAACTGCAAAATAAATGAACATACatgcttaaaaaaatttaaggcaaatataaatcataattactaatgcaaattatgtaaataatgaatctAGTGACATAAAAATTGCCTATGGgctaaatttttaattcaattagatcCATTGTATGATAGAATTATTtactatattttttataaaaattattaaattcattttcataattCCTGTGAGTAattatgaaaaatcatttaataaatttatcttaataaattatgcAACGAGATTTAATTCTTATGCTTTCAATAtgttatttttaactttaataattttatttaactaaAGATGATGTGGCTAgtctttaactaaataaaattataaaaatcgctTAGCTAGATATTAATCCTTAAACTTTATTCAGGATTGTTGCTAAGCCATTATGCAACATCTAATGTTTATAAATCTTATGAGATCTTTATtacaataaataatttcatttaattaaagttGTTGTGGTTAAttctctaattaaataaaaattatttggaCCCCTAAACCTTATGCAATACGTCTAAAAATTTTTATGCACCTAAGAAATGTATGTAACTAATAACCAAATAATTCACATACAAACATTTACTTCAGGCACtaccaaaatatatattcaaacaacaaatttataaaattcttcactaaattatttattacataattaattttagaaatttcactTTAATAAAATCCAATGATTTTGCAAAAAAGtttgtaataaaaattttaaaaaatgtttaaaaataattcaaagaaatatgGAATCattattttgagaaaatttataaacttttaaaaCTGGACAAGGCAGAAATTAACCTGACTCGGATACCAAATGTAAGCATAAATTATGGCTTAAATGTTGCAGTGGAAAATATCGAACATAAATTCCTCCAACCATTACCTGAACCAAATGTCAAAATCCAGACGTTGTAACACCACTGTCGAGCGCGTCAAACAATCAAAGAGGACGTGAATTTAGctatacaaaacatgaaaatggcTAAAGTCTAAGCACTCGAAAACCTCATTAGAGggaattgtttttttattattttttgtgcttaggGACCCTATGCAAGTGGGTATTTATAGTGGTGGCTCCCCATCAAAAACCACCAATCACATACCCCACTATCGCACAAACAAAATGGAAGTGGAGGGCAACAAAAATGGGAAGCGTGGGAATAACCCCATAAACCAATAATTATAGTTTAGTAGTTCCAACAATCTGATGTTGGATGAAGAGGACTATTAGCTTAGGGCTTGTCTATAATTAGAGAGGTTTTTGAAAGTGGCCAAAATACATCCTATTTCGTTCCGACCATTATTGTTGACGGCCTCGATGGAAAGGTGGAGATAAAAAATGTTGGCTTTCAACTTCCCCTGCAGCAAAGCGGCAGTCACATTGGAAAACTTAACCCTGATCATAGGCATTCTAGTTTAATGATCCATTTTCACTGGGGTGGCTGAATTCAAAGTAGATCCAAAAATGAGGAAATTGCTCTATTGTTATTTGGATGAGAGAAAGATATTAAGGTGAATAAGTGAAGTTCAAATGGCTACATACATTGGTCAAACATCCATTAGTGGACAAGGTGAACAACTAAGAGTTTGACAAGTATCTTGGAACATACATACTGTTGATCATTAGAGAGTTTCTAATGGCATATAAGTCTAGTAGCTTTACTAGTTAATGTATATCTAACTTTGCTAGATGACTTGGCTCATGTTTGCAATTATAGTTGGGGGCTTGTGGTTTTCGCATTCATGTACTGGGCTCTTAATAGTGTGATTGATTAGGATACAAACCAATTAAGCAGTTGTTGTACCCTTCTTCAAGTATGAGCTTAGATGTGAATGTCGCTTATAGCACCGATCCTCTCTCACCCATTCTCTTTTTCGTTGGCGAGAGGGTAAAAAATATACTTATATGCAATGTTTAGAACGTATttcaagatttatttttattataatatatctgatagattttaaatatatttgtaaatTTATGATTAATTTGGATCAAACACATATTATCGGGAGCTTACATAAATTCAAATTGATATTGATAGAAATGAGGTGAGTTATTCAACTATTTTAAAAGGTTAAGATTGTTATGGTTATCAtcattttttgttttgttaaCTTACAATTAATGAATATAGTTTCAGCGAAGGATATTTAGGTGATGCTACCGAAGGCCGTAGATGAAGCTCGCACATTGGCTAGGGCCTATTTAACTGGTATATGTTTTAACGTCATTGATTGGAGTTAGGAGAGGCCATGTGAGAAGTGGCTTAAATTGAATGTCAATGGGAACTAGGATCGCATAAAGGAGTTGGTTGGAACTGGTGgggtgataaaaaaattaatatagggAATGGCATGGTGGTTTTTCAGTTTGTTGTAGTAATTGTAATATTGTGCTAGCTAAACAATGGGGATTAGAAATTCCATAGAATCAAGGAATTAGGAAAGTTATGATTGAATCGATGAAGATGGTTTTGAAGGGAGTTAATAAatatcataatcatttttgtCTCATTAGAGGTGGGGCTTAAAGTTGATACCGATAGAGATGAAGTTTATTTCTAATTGTTTAGCCAAAAACTCattattcttaaaagaaaaattatgtaTATAGGGAGCCTCCACAAGAAATTGTTGGCAAATGTGTTTGGTTTGGAGTTGCTAGAACCATAAAGTTCTTGATACAAAACTTAAAATCATAAACcaggatctgtcatgtcaaatcatcaagaataaatcaagaacaaggCTAAATGTAGAAGCGTACCTAAATCCAGTGATATCTTGAAATCTCTAAGTCTTGCAGTTTTGGTCTTCCAAATTAACACACTAGTAATTTAGAGAATGtgactctctcttttctaaagatgagaTGTCAGAAAATTTACCTTtatataatttggggaccataatcctaatatataacttttgcacattaaccttaatttctaatcaaccaatcatcaattagaaattagttacgagagtatttacacatatttgactcatactttatttattaactaaagcccaataaactttaaccaaattagattacttttaatttggagtgatattttatgatagtaaatagtAATATGTAATTATGCTTATTGTATATatgatgtccatatttttccaacaatctcccacttggaccacatatatatattgattaccttataattacatgtcattatataaccttatgagctcaaaaccttactatcatatccaaaaggtattccgaACAATCTCATCCACTAATTATATTAACATAGAACCAATGCGACTTTCATTACATATACTGTAACTAAATTCATCCCTGATCatgtatattaacacaaccaaatgacatagattaAGTATGGATGTGTATCATGAAAGTTACATTCAATGTGatctaaacatgtatattttCAATTGGTCCTCCTTAGCCTTAGTGagatcaaattttataaaaattagagtgtgaataaactaaataaactttatttctacaaaaaatatccttaatatctataaactgaaataactaaaaaatgtgtctataacaaaaaagcatttaaaattacaaactcccactaaaattGAATATCCTGAAAAGACATTACACTTATAAGAGCAGTGTGCTCATAAAAACATTGGGCGGTAGTCCCTTAGTAAGTGATCCACAATCATGGAGTTTGTACCAGTATACACGATAGACATTTGACCATTTTGAACTCTTACTTTAACAACCAAGAATTTAAAGTCTATATGCTTTGACTTTGATGTGCTCTTGTTGTTATTGGAACAAATTATTGCAATTTGTTGTCACAATTTGCTCATTAGTAACAAAATTTTGCCTCAATATTTCATTAAATCAGATTTTGTATACCTGACGATCTCAAACTTATCAAACCTCTGATATGTGAGCATGTGATGGTTTTTTTTAAGATAATGTATGAATCATTTGGTTGCTTTCTAACTATCCATGCTCGAATTGATCAAAGATCTACACAACATCCAAACAATGTACACAATATCTAAACACTTACAAACTTGAATAAATATTAGACTTCTCACTGCTGAAATATGGGGAATCTTATGCATTTCTATAATCTCAAAATCATTTTGAGGGCATTGATTAAGACTATTCTTACTCCCACTAAACTTATGATATATACAATCATTAACCAAAGCCATCTCGTAACCGAATGAGATAATAACTTGGTGAATATTGTAATACCACTAACAAAGGCCTATTCAAGCACATAGATAAATTTCTTTAATTTGGAAACAATTAACTTTGGACCGCTGAGCACAAAGTTTTCTAGTTACACCATATAAATCATCTCATCAATGTCACCATTGCGAAACACAGCCTTTATATCCATATAATGTAGCTCAAGGTCAAAATATATCGACAAAGTCATTATAATTATTTCTCTATAGACCTTCTTAATGTCATTAGTTTTTGAGGTTGTAAAGTTTGTTACTTAACTTGGAGGTTCAACGACATTGTCTTGATCCGAAGTTGCTACTTGAACAATTTCAAGTATAATAGACTTTTCCTAATCATTTTCAATAACAATTAAAGGAATGTGTTGAGAAATATCAACATATTCTTCTCCAAAGACAATGTCCTTAATTTTCTCCCCCCCAtaaactcaacatcctcaaaaaacTAAGCATCATACATCTTAAAAATAACCTTAGTAGTGGGATCATAAAATTTGTCCTTAGATCTTTCAAAGTATCCAAAAAATCAAAGGGATTAAGAATACTATTGGATGCAAgttcttaattctatttttttagagATATAACTTAATCTCTTATGCCATAACGAAACCGCATTCTTAATAGCTAATTTGTATTTCTTACCTATTACGATAGTATGCAAGGATTCAATCAATTGTCTAATGCCTGGTACTCGAATATTGGCTCGGGGCATTTTTTCTACCCCTTCTTACCCTGAAAAAGTAGGGGCACCTTGCGTCCTTAAACCGATAAACATCTTTCGGCTAACCTAGCCTCCTCCGTCCCTCGAGACCAACAAGGGGTAGTACAAGAATATTCACCTATTGTCCATCGACTACGCCTTTCGGCCTGATCTTAGGCCCTGACTCACCCTCCGTGGATGAACCTTGCGGAGGAAACCTTGGGTTTTCGGGGCATTGGATTCTTACCAATGTTTGCGTTACTCAAGCCGACATTCTCGCTTCCACTTTGTCTACTCCCGCTCACACGGGTGCTTCCCCTAAGGCGAAACGCTCCCCTACCGATGCATTTTTACATCCCACAGCTTCGGCAGATCGCttagccccgttcatctttggcgCAAGAGCGCTCGATCAGTGAGCTATTACGCACTCTTTCAAGGGTGGCTGCTTCTAGGCAAACCTCCTGGCTGTCTTTGCACCCCTATCTCCTTTATCACTGAGCGGTCATTTAGGGGCCTTATCTGGTGATTCGGGTTGTTTCCCTCTCGACGATGAAGCTTATCCCCCATCGTCTCACTGGCCAATCTCGACCCCTATTATTTTGAGGTCATATCTAGTATTCAGAGTTTGCCTCGATTTGGTACCGCTCTCGCAGCCCACACCGAAACAGTGCTTTACCCCTAGATGTCCAGTCAACTGCTCCGCCTCAATGAATGAATGGAAAAACTGGTTAAGAAGTCGTTATCAATATGATTTAGTTCAGAATAGATGGCTAAAATTAGTACCAAGACAATGGAAAAATAGAGTCAATCAACACTATCTAGCTTAAAATAAAGATTTAACAAAATGGTATTcagatgaaaaagaaagattaattcattacgaaaaaaatgattttcaagCGAACTCATTACTGACTCAAGAATATAAACTGAATcaagaacaaaaatataaaaaatataattttaaaaaacactATGGATATGattttttatcatataaatctATTAATTATCAAGATAAGAGGGACCAGTATGCTTATGGATCACCATTCCAAGTAAATAAAAGGGAAGAGAGTTCTTATCATTACAACATGGATAAACAAAAATTTTTTGATACATTGAGGGATATCCCTATCCATAATTATCTAGAAGAAGGCGATATCCTAGATGCTATGGGGAATTTTTTGCACAGAAGGCTTTTTAATTGGAGAATTCTTCATTTTTGTCTTAGAAATAAGGTCGATATTGAGTCCTGGGTCGATACTAGACTTGTCCATGGCCCGGCCCgatggcccgcccgaaatatgggagggttcgggtaaaaatataggcccgaaatatgtgcttgggcaaaaaaatgaggcccgtttaaaaaacgggccgggcctcgggcaccacttttttggcctgggcccggcccgaatataataaatatatattttttaattttaatttttaattttaaaataattttaaaatatttttagttttattttttttatttttaaaataattttttaatgtttattatattcaggctcgggcttatgatatttttcccgggccgggcctaggcaaaatttcaggcccatattttgggccgagCCAGGCCTGGGCCTAGGAGGCGAGCCGAAAATTTTTTCTGGGGCCGGGCCGGCCCATGGACTGGTCTAGTCGATACCAGTACCAAGagtaacaaaaatattaagactATGGTTAAGAATTATCAAATAATTGATAAAATGGACCctttttatttcacaatttatcaaGATCAAGAAAGCAACCCATCCAATAAAAAAGGAAGCCATTTTGATTGGATGGGACTGAATGAAGCAATACTAAGTCATCCTATACGGAATCTAGAACTTTGGTTCTTCCCAGAATTTGTGCTGCTATATAATGCATATAAGGTTAAACCATGAATcataccaataaaattacttcTTTTCAATTTTAATGGAATAGgaacattaataaaaatattattgaaaataaaaaagggactCCCTTATAGCACCAAACGAAAAACAAATTATTGGATTAGAGAATCGaaatcaagaagaaaaagaacCCATAGGTGAAGGGGGTCTTGTATCAGATGCACAAAAACAAGGAAATTTTAAATCCGTTCTCTCAAaccaagaaaaagatgttgaagaagattaTGATAAATCAGACAAAAAAAAACGTAGAAAGAAAAAGCAATACAAGAGCAACACGGAAACAGAGATTGATTTCTTCCTAAAAAGGTATTTGCATTTTCAATTGAGATGGGATGATTCTTTAAATCAAAGAATAATCAATAATATCAAAGTATATTGCCTCCTGCTTAAACTGATAAATCCAAACGAAATTGTTATATCCTCTATTCAACGGGGAGAAATGAATCTGGATATTTTGATGATTCAGAAGGATTTAACTCTTAgagaattaattaaaaaaggaaTATTGATTATCTATCCAGTTCGTCTGTCGATAAAAAATGATGGACAATTTATTCTATATCAAACTATAAGTATTTTGTTGgttcataaaaataaacaccAAATTAATCAAAGATACCAAGAAAAAAACtatattgataaaaattatttttatgaatttattgcAAGACATAAAAAAATGActgaaaataaagacaaaaatcaTTATGATTTGTTtgttcctgaaaatattttatcCCCTAACCACCGGTGAGAATTGCGAATTCgaatttctttcaattcaagGGATAAAAATGGTATGCATAGAAatgcaattttttaaaataatgtaaaaaactGTGGTCAAGTTTTGACTAAAAATAAACATCTTGGCAGTGATAAAaagaaactaattaaattaaagttatttcTTTGGCCCAATTATCGATTAGAAGATTTAGCTTGTAAGACTCGATATTGGTTTAATACTAATAACGGCAGTCGTTTCAGTATGATAAGGATCTGTATGTATCCACGTCTGAAAATTCGTTAATGGTCCATTTTAATGGTACATTTTcccctatattatgtatgtatcgTGCCGGgtatatgaaaataaatagatGGTCACAAGGATTGTCTTACATTTTATTCTGATACACGATACTAATTTAATGACATACATATCAATTAGATCGACAAATGAATCAACAAAATCGTCTTATTTGAACTCTCAAATTTTCTCTTTTGTAGAAATCTCTCATTCTTTTGTATCCCTATACGAATCAAATCGAAACCCGGATtgactaattttatttgaaaaaaaatgataaaattcataaCGAGCTTAAAATCATCGTGTATATCAAAATGACTGGTATTATTATTACTGATCAGTAGAATTCACATtcaaaaaaaagggggaaatttttggttttatggaaaaaaattcattcatctcagttatttttcaagaaaaaaaagaagaaaacaggGGGTTTGTTGAATTTCAAATAGTTAGTTTCACTAATAAGATACGAAGACTTAGTTCACATTTGGAATTGTACAAAAAAGACTATTTATCTCAAAAAGGTCTACGTAAAATTCTAGGAAAACATCAACGATTGCTATCTTATTTATCAAAGACAAATAAAATACATTATAAGGAATTAATTGGTGGGTTGGATATTCAGGAACAGTGATTCGATTGATGATAAAGAAAGAGAATTCTTGGTTCAGTTCTCCACCTTAACGACAGAAAAAAGGATTGATCAAATTCTATTGAGTCTGACTCATAGTGATCATTTATCAAAGAATGACTCTGGTTATCAAATGATTGAACAACCGGGACCAATTTACTTACGATACTTAGTTGACATTCATAAAAAGTATCTAATGAATTATGAGTTCAATACATCATGTTTAGCAGAAAGGCGGATATTCCTTGCTCATCAACAGAAAATCACTTATTCACAAACTTCGTGTGGGGCTAATTGTTTTCATTTCCCGTCTCGTGGAAAACCCTTTTCGCTCCACTTAGCCCTATCTCCCTCTAGGGATATTTTAGTGATAGGTTCTATAGGAATCGAACGATCCTATTTGTTCAAATACCTAGCGACAAACTCCTATGTTCCTTTCATTACAGTATTTCTGAACAAGTTCCTGGATAACAAGCTTAAAGGTTTTCTTATTGATGATATCGATATTGATGATAGTGATGATATTGATACTAGTGACGCTATTGATCGTGACTTTGATACGGAGCTGGAGCTTCTAACTATGATGAATGCGTTAACTATGGATATGATGTCGGAAATAGACCGATTTTATATCACCCTTCGATTCGAACTAGCAAAAGAAATGTCTCCTTACATAATATGGATTCCAAACATTCATGATCTGGATGTGAATGAGGAGAATTACTTATCCCTCGGTCTATTAGTGAACTATCTCTCCAAGGATTGTGAAAGATGTTCCACTAGAAATATTCTTGTTATTGCTTC is part of the Gossypium hirsutum isolate 1008001.06 chromosome D11, Gossypium_hirsutum_v2.1, whole genome shotgun sequence genome and encodes:
- the LOC121223193 gene encoding protein Ycf2: MNYEFNTSCLAERRIFLAHQQKITYSQTSCGANCFHFPSRGKPFSLHLALSPSRDILVIGSIGIERSYLFKYLATNSYVPFITVFLNKFLDNKLKGFLIDDIDIDDSDDIDTSDAIDRDFDTELELLTMMNALTMDMMSEIDRFYITLRFELAKEMSPYIIWIPNIHDLDVNEENYLSLGLLVNYLSKDCERCSTRNILVIASNHIPQKVDPTLIVPNKLNTCIKIRRLLIPQQRNHFFTLSYTKGFHLEKKMFHTNGFGSITVGSNARDLVALTNEALSISIKQKKSIIDTNTIRYALHRQTLDLQSQVRSVQDHGILFYQIGRAVVQNVLLSNCPLDPISIYMKKSNSSSPEMT